TTCTTCCGCACTGGGGGGTTCCGTTCCAATGGTTTTTAATCGGGCAACCCTGCCCCCCTCCTGGTCCAGGCAAAAGAAAGGGGGGTAGGGAAGAAGAGCACGCAATTGGTCCGTTAAGGTTCGTAGTTGTCGGGCTCCCGTGATGTTTCGAGCAAAAAGGATAAATCCTGCGGGCTGAAGGGATAGGACCAGTTTTTCAAACTCCGGATCCAACGTGGGGCCGGGTACTCCAATGATGAGAAACTGTCCGCCGTGGAGAGATGACATGCGCCAATAGTCGAAAATTCGCTTTTTCGTTGTTGAGACAAGCACTTTTTTATCAAAGGCGAAAGGATACCTTTCCCTCTATGGACCTTCGGCGAATGACAGTCTTTTTTTCCGGCCGGGTTCAAGGTGTGGGGTTTCGGTACACGGCGGAAGCTTTGGCCGAGCGATTCCGAGTGACCGGTTTTGTTCGCAATTTGCCCGACGGTCGAGTCGAGCTGGTGGCGGAGGGCCCGGAACCGGAGCTCCTCTCCTTTCTTCGGGCCATTGAGTCAAGCCGGTTGGGACGTTATATCCAGGGAAAGGAGGTTATTTGGGGACCCTCGACCGGAGAGTTCTCCCACTTTACTATCCGGTACGATACAGGCTGAGGTTCATTGTTGGGTAAAGGGGGTGCCAGTAGTTGAAAAACATAGCGACACATAACGTTGTTCATGGTCGTATATCCGGATCAAGTTGAGTGCATGGGCCAAGCGGGAGGGTGTTTTGGCTACGAGGCGGGTTAGCGGATGGAGAAGGAGAGGCGTTTGTTTTTTGCTGCAGAAAAGGTGCGGACTAGAACGGTAATCGTGCGTCCGGAGGCGGCAGCGCCCGATGGGGTGGTCTTCTAGGGCGGGTGTGCAAGCGGGCGATCCGAGAGCGAATTGAGAGACCATGGGCTTGGGTTTTTTTCGAGTTTGCTCTCCGGCAAATCGTTGCGGATCGCTCCGGCCGTCAAGGAGGTCGGCTCCGAGATGAAGGGCCATCGGAGAGGGCTTGTTGGGCGGATCTCTCATCCGAAGGTGGGCGTTATCCTGGTCGAGTAGTGCCACCGGCGGATGCGCTTCGGGTTTGCGTACTGGGAAGCGGCGTTGGCCGCACGGAGTTAATCGATCCTGGTGGTGGATCTCAAGGAGATGGACTGACGTCCTCGTGCGTGGCCTGCATGAGCTCAGGGTTTGGCTTTTGTGCCAGGCGTTACGGGAAGAGGTCTCCTTGGAACCGTGCCAAGAGGGCACCCGAAGCGATCGGATGAGTAAGCTCCCTCTTTTCCCTTACCGGACGCGTTTCCGGGTGATGCCCCAGCAACGGGGCGTTGCTTACCAGCTCTGCGGCGCTCTACGGGCGGGTGGAGCGGAGCTTTTTCTGCTAGATGCGGGCTTGTGTTTTGCTCAACGAGGGTAATGGATCCTTCCTGCCGCAATTTGGCTTGGCCGCCCGAGAGTTCCATGCCCTCTGGGTGAGAGCTCGAAGGAAAGATGGCTGTAATCGGCGAAAAGCGGCCCAAGTTCATTGAGGAAGTTACGGAGCGGATCGAGAAGAGGGGAAAAGGTGGTCCGCAAGCTCGAAAAGAACGAGCCGGGATCGAACGTTTTGCCTAAGAAAAAGCGGCGGTTGGCCATCCTCCCTCCCAAGCTTGACGTGCTTCTGGCCGAAGGGGGGTCCCAAGCGCGGGCGTTTGTCGTTCGGTTTCCTCCGCCTCTTCTTGGAAAGAGTTTTCCTTGAAAGAAAACCGATACGCCAACTTTCTGCCAACTGGAAGAGGGATGGGGAGCTGCAGCGGAAAAGCCCCTTCTGTGTCCTCGGGTCGAAGGACAAAACCCCCGCGAACTCGTCCTGCCAAGCCACGGTATCTCCGAACGGGAGCCTATCGGCTTGCGGTTACCGGAGGGATGGGGGAGCCCCCGCCAACACCTGGTTCTTTCAAGGGCGTGCGTTTCGCCTACGGCCTGCAGGCGATCCTTCGAAGTCCGTTCCGGCAGCCGGAGGGTGATCGCACCAATCAAGGACGGGAAACTCGTCCGGAAGCGGGAGCGATCTACGGTAAGCTTCTGGTTCGTGCGCGATCGGAAGCGGTGGCGGGTGTTGGCGAGCGCCGAGGCGCGGACCGGTTTCCCTGGTCTGAGGGCGCCTTGCCGGAGCGGTTGGCATTGAGATGAACGAGGATCGTCTGGCCTTGGCCGAAACGGATCGCTTCGGCAATCGGGTGGATGTTCGTCGGATCCGATGGACTCTCTATGGCAGGAGAAAGGAAAAGGCCAAAGCCCCTTTTGCTCATGCGTGCAAAGGGATCGGCCGGGCCTTGCGCCGAATCGGGCAAGCTGCCTGTGATCCACCGGTTGGATTTTCGTAAGAGGGAGCTTGAGGGAGAGTCAGTGGATCCCCTTCGCGCTCGCTCTTTTCCTTCCTGTACGCTAAGGCGAGCGCGATCCTCAAGGCGGGTTCGTTTCGCGCCGGAGCCAAGCTGATCCTCGAAGTCGACCCGGCCTACACGTCTCTCATCGGGTGTGGTGACCCACGCGCGTTGTCATGGGATCAAGTTCTTACCAAGGCGCGGGCTGGTCCCCTCGCCCGCAGA
The genomic region above belongs to Candidatus Methylacidithermus pantelleriae and contains:
- a CDS encoding acylphosphatase, which codes for MDLRRMTVFFSGRVQGVGFRYTAEALAERFRVTGFVRNLPDGRVELVAEGPEPELLSFLRAIESSRLGRYIQGKEVIWGPSTGEFSHFTIRYDTG